The DNA region GtgataggggacttccctggtcattcagtggttaagactctgtgcttccattgcaagggACCAGCCTTAGATCCCTGATAGAGGAACTCACATTCCCCCATGGGTGCaaccaaagaaaaaagatattttaaagtgtgATAAACTGGTCAATAAAAGACTTTTAAGTATAAAAGCATAAAATTGTGGGGAAATCAAACGGTAATAGGAGTTCTAGGAGAATAGAGAATGATggattaagaaaaggaaagagtcccaattatattttttaatgagggCTAGTGGATATTGTCACTCTGATATTTCAATTCCCCTGGACACACAaaagattgatttattttaaaaagtgaatattttgTATATCCCAGGAATTACATCGTTCAAACGTTAACTTATGATGATAAAGTTTAGATGCTTACTTAGAAGTGCTTGAGAAcaaactttcaaaattatttcctgAAGTATAGGTGCAGAAATTTTAAGACAGTTGCTCTCAACTATCCAAGTGTCCCTCCAAAGCCCCCAACAGTGCCATTCCCCTCCACCCTTTCTCCCCTCACCTCTGTGGCAGGGCAAGAGTATGGTTATAGGAAAAGTGGTCACAattccagctcctcctccttctcaggCGTTCTCAGGAGCCAGTCCTCAAACTTCGCCCAAGGAAGCAGCCATAGCAGCTTACAAACAGCCTCCAGCATCAGTAGTGTCACGATGAGGACCAGGAAGATAAAGAAGGCTTTGTCCATGGCCCGCCGCAGGGGACCCCTGGGAGGAGTGGGATGTCGGGCAAATGCCAGGAACACATCCTCCGCGTCCACATCGCCCTCCTCCTCGGCCATTCTAACCCACAGTCTGACCGCTGGCTTGAGCAAGGAGGCTGGGATGGAAGCCCTTAGTCAGCCTTGCCAGGATTAAGGGGAGTGATGTCGGCAAGTCCTGCACCTGCCCAGCTTGACCCTAA from Ovis canadensis isolate MfBH-ARS-UI-01 breed Bighorn chromosome 20, ARS-UI_OviCan_v2, whole genome shotgun sequence includes:
- the SMIM40 gene encoding small integral membrane protein 40; translated protein: MAEEEGDVDAEDVFLAFARHPTPPRGPLRRAMDKAFFIFLVLIVTLLMLEAVCKLLWLLPWAKFEDWLLRTPEKEEELEL